In Leptodesmis sichuanensis A121, the following are encoded in one genomic region:
- a CDS encoding bifunctional aminoglycoside phosphotransferase/ATP-binding protein, whose translation MTETALPTLIQQMLRPDFYPHPVTEPIQLIQTHVSYILLTGDYAYKVKKPVNFGFLDFSTLEKREHFCQEELRLNQRGAAHLYLQVIPITQSGETFHLNGTETPIEYTVQMQQFPAGSLFSDLFDQGQLTEELLERLARELARFHEKGATNEYIRTFGEVAQIRQAIDENYDQTQKYIGGPQTQQQFDETRQYTDRLFAEHADLFAQRVAQNKIRECHGDVHLRNIALWQDEILLFDCIEFNELFRFVDTMFDIAYIIMDLDARNRPDLSNRFLNAYLEQTGDWEGLQVLPLYLSRQSYVRAKVLSFLLDDPSIPEAAKQEAKDTASRYYRLAWEYTRSPLGTASEAHQGQIYLMAGLSGSGKSTVARRLASQISAIHLRSDAVRKHLAGIPLDTAGGDDLYTSEMTEKTYDRLLQLGILLATQDYPVILDAKYDRQALRQAVIEAIHQANASHPAHPLSLHILHCDAPLEVRQQRLQHRQGDVSDATVDLLPKQHLEPFTASESPYVQTLDTTQAVDTQLATVLQDG comes from the coding sequence ATGACAGAAACTGCCCTCCCCACCCTGATTCAACAGATGTTGCGACCGGACTTTTATCCCCATCCGGTGACTGAACCCATCCAATTGATTCAAACCCATGTATCCTACATTTTGCTCACGGGTGACTATGCCTATAAGGTAAAAAAGCCCGTCAATTTTGGGTTCCTTGATTTTTCTACCCTGGAGAAGCGGGAGCATTTTTGCCAGGAAGAACTGCGGCTGAACCAGCGGGGAGCGGCCCATCTGTATCTCCAGGTCATTCCCATTACCCAGAGTGGCGAAACCTTTCACCTGAATGGGACAGAAACACCCATAGAGTATACGGTACAAATGCAGCAGTTTCCCGCAGGTAGCTTATTCAGTGATTTATTTGATCAGGGTCAATTAACAGAGGAGTTACTGGAACGGTTGGCCAGAGAATTAGCCCGCTTCCATGAGAAAGGCGCTACGAATGAGTACATTCGCACGTTTGGGGAGGTCGCTCAAATTCGGCAGGCGATCGACGAGAACTATGACCAGACCCAAAAATATATTGGCGGGCCACAAACCCAGCAACAGTTTGACGAAACCCGGCAGTACACCGATCGCCTGTTTGCCGAACACGCCGATTTGTTTGCTCAACGAGTGGCCCAAAATAAGATCCGGGAATGCCACGGGGATGTCCATCTTCGCAACATTGCTCTCTGGCAGGATGAAATTCTGCTGTTTGACTGCATTGAGTTCAACGAGCTGTTCCGCTTTGTCGATACGATGTTCGACATTGCCTACATCATCATGGATCTGGATGCCCGCAATCGTCCGGATCTCAGCAATCGTTTTCTGAACGCCTACCTGGAACAAACCGGAGACTGGGAAGGCTTACAGGTTTTGCCCCTCTATCTCAGTCGTCAGTCCTATGTACGGGCCAAAGTCCTTTCCTTCCTGCTGGATGATCCCTCGATCCCGGAGGCGGCCAAACAGGAAGCCAAAGACACGGCCAGCCGTTATTACCGTTTGGCCTGGGAATACACGCGATCGCCCCTGGGAACTGCCAGCGAAGCCCATCAAGGCCAGATTTATCTGATGGCTGGCCTTTCCGGTTCCGGCAAAAGTACCGTAGCCCGTCGGTTAGCCAGTCAAATCAGTGCCATTCACCTGCGCTCTGACGCGGTGCGCAAACACCTGGCCGGGATTCCCCTGGACACAGCGGGAGGGGATGATCTTTATACCTCGGAAATGACTGAAAAAACCTACGATCGCCTGCTGCAACTGGGCATCCTGCTGGCCACTCAAGACTACCCCGTAATTCTGGATGCCAAGTACGATCGTCAGGCACTCCGTCAAGCCGTGATTGAGGCCATTCATCAGGCAAATGCCAGCCATCCTGCTCATCCCCTTTCCCTGCACATCCTGCATTGCGATGCACCGCTAGAGGTGCGGCAGCAACGCTTACAACACCGACAAGGCGACGTTTCAGATGCCACTGTGGACCTGCTTCCAAAACAGCACCTGGAACCCTTTACAGCCAGCGAATCTCCCTATGTGCAAACGTTGGACACAACTCAAGCTGTAGATACCCAACTGGCAACCGTGCTTCAGGATGGATAG